The genomic region TTTATTTGCAAAATTTGTCAAAATTAGTATAAAGTATATAAACAAAAACCTGCAATTGTCAGTTAACCAGTTACTATAGCATGCCATGCAAATCTTGACTTTATGGAGGGAATGATATAAGGCTAAAAACTGCGCTCGCCATCGCTGTCATGCTCATCGTACTGCTATCCTCTATGGCGGTCGTAGGTGCATCGCAGTCAATGGTGAATACGGCTGAATCGGGGGCGTCATCCGGATATTCGACCTACATCGTGGCGTTCAAAGGCGATCCATCCATACAGGCTGAAAGCCGGCTGGCGGGCCTCCTGGACTCTTTTAACGGAAGGATCGTATACCATTACAGTATCATCGACGGCGTGGCGGTAACCATGCCGGATGACAGGGTAGACGAGCTTAAGGCGCTGAGCGATGTAAAGTACGTTGAAAAGGACCAGCAGGTTCATATCCTGCTGGACAGGGCGGTCCCTCAGATAGGCGCGGACAAGGTATGGGCTTCGGGGTATACCGGTAAGGGCGTTAAGGTCTGCGTCATCGATACCGGCGTGGACGCGAGCCATCCCGACTTAAATGGCAACAAGGTCGTCGCATGGGTCGATTATGTTAACGGCAAGTCCACCCCATACGATGACCATGGGCATGGAACGCATGTGTCGAGCACCATAGCGGGCACGGGCAACGCCTCCGGCGGGCAGTACAGGGGCGTTGCGCCCGAGGCGAGCCTGATGGAGGCGAAAGTGCTGAGCTCGCAGGGCTCCGGCAGCAATACTAATATTTTGAAGGCGATTGACTGGGCGGTCAATAACGGCGCCCAGGTCATATCGATGTCCCTGGGAAGCAACTCGCACTCCCAGGCCATGGACGACGCCATCAAGAACGCCGTAAACAGGGGCGTTGTCGTGGTCGTGGCAGCCGGCAATAGCGGCCCAAATGCACGCACCATAGCGTGTCCGGGCGACAGCCCTGACGCCATAACCGTGGGGGCCGTGGACAGGAACGATGCTATAGCTTCTTTCAGCTCCAGGGGCCCGACGTACGACGGCCGCATAAAGCCAGACGTCACTAACGTGGGCGTCGGGCTGATGGCGGCGAAGGCGGCGGGCACTAACGCTGGCAAGGGCACCCAGTATTATGTGGCCATGAGCGGCACCTCTATGGCAACCCCGATGACCTCGGGCGTCGTCGCATTGCTGCTCCAGGCGAACGGGTCGCTTACGCCCGCCCAGGTCAAGGACGTATTGACAAAGACCGCCAAGCCTCTGGGCGGAAGCGTACCCAACAACAACTATGGCTATGGCCGGGTGGACGCAAAGGCGGCATTAGATTACGTCCTGACGGGCAAGGTGCCAGCGCCCACGCCAACGCCGACTCCAGGGCCGAGCCCCACGCCAACGCCGCAGCCTGGCGCTGGATACTCAGTTACCCTGACGAACATGTTCGCAAAGTATAATGGCCAGTACGGCCAGATGGAGAGGTTCCAGGTTAAGGCCGGCACGACCATCGCCCAGGGCATCATGCTCGCCAATACGGGCAGCGCGGCCGACTCTTATACGGTCACCGTTAACGGCATACCCGGCTCATGGTGGACCATGTCCGGGTATGATGGCGGAACGCTCCAGCCGAAAGGTGGCGCTGCATACCTGACGTTGCAGGTTACGCCCGGCGCCGACGCTGCCAGCGGCTCTTACAGGTTCAACGTGACTGCCACGTCCAAAACGGATAGCAGCGTTATGAGCACTAAATCATACACGCTAAACGTGGTATCGTCCATCAGTAACCCGGTTCCTGGCAAATCTTTCGCCGGAGCCGTTTCGAGAGGCCAGGAGTACTATGCATACCTGGCCCCGGATAGCGCAGGGCAGATAACTGCGACGATATCCTGGCAGAGCTTTTCGAACGATTTAAATGGATACCTGTATGACCCTTCAGGAAAGCTGGTCGCCAGGGCTGAGAACAGGCATACCACGAGCGAGACGGTGCAATATAGCGCCCCGGCAGGCGGCTATTACCTCCTGAAGGTAACGGCGAACGCCTACTCGCCCGTATCGTTCACAGGCTCTACAAACGTCAACGTGCAGCCGGCGTACGTGAAGGCCGGCACTATCCAGCCAGGCCGGCCCGTTACTCTGTCCATTAGCGCCGATGGCAAGAAGCCCATTAACGCAAGGGTAGCCTGGACATGGCCGTATAACACTATTGCGCTATCATTGCTTGATAGCTCCGGCCAGAAGGTCGCCCAGGGCACAAGGGTTTCGGATGGCTTTAATAGCGCCTATGAGCAAATCGACTATAAGGCCACGGCGGGGACATACACTTTAAAGCTCGAGTCCGATAGCTCGAGCCAGTTGAGCTATAAGCTGGTCACGCCCTTCCAGCTTTAAGCTCCTTTACTTTTTAGGCTCCATCGCTTCTCTCATGGCAGCCAGCCCTTCATCGACGCCCCTTATCTTAATAAGCGCGCTTATTTTGGAGGCGTCGAGCGATAGGTCTTTTGGCATCCGCACCGTAAACCCCATCTCCTCCATGCTCAGCGGCACGAGAAGGTCTTCATCCTTATCGAAGGCCCTGGCTATGCGCACGCCCATCTCGTAGTGGCTCAGGCGCTCCGGCCCTGCAAGGTTATACAGCCCTCCAATGTTCTCTTTTACGAGAAGGCTGACTGCCCTGGCAACGTCCTCGATGTAGATGGGCGAGAAGTACATGTCCCTGGCCAGCTCGATCTTCTGGCCATACGTGAGGCCGGACAGCACATACTTTACAAAGTTATCTGGATGGCTGCCGTAGACTTCGCCAAGCCTGAGCGTAAGGTGGTCTGCCGCCTTATCCACCGCCACCTCGCCCATGAGCTTGGTCTCTCCGTACACGTTTATGGGGTTTACATGGTCGTACTCGGTGTATAGGCCGCCGCTCTTGCGGCCGTCGAACACGTAAGCTGATGAGAGATACGTGACGCGAGATTTCAAGGGCAGGGACGCCTCCACGAAGAAACGGACGCCGCGTGTGTTGAACTCCATCGCGTCCAGCCTGTTTTTCTCGCAATACTCGACGCTCGGTATCTCCTCAGTGAGGATGATCTGGCCGGGCTTCGTCTGATTGACTACCCGCGCCACGTCGGCGCTGTTCTTTATGTCGTATCCTATACACCCCGCGGCCGGCGAGGGGTGCTCCTTGTCGCATGCCCACGCGACCTCGCTATCTTTTAAAGCTTCACGTATGGCGGACCCGGCCGGGCCGCAGCCGACGATTAATATCATGCTATAGCTCCTAAGCCGAAATAGCTGGCTTACTATTATAATACTTTGCGTCCAAGAATTTTTTTTATTTATAAATGGGGGCAATCTCATGTCTGGCAGATACAAGGGTAGTTGAGAAGAATAAAGGCGCCAGGACTACGCTGCATGAGCGGCTGGAAAAATTAAAGAGAGGGGCCACATGAGCTACTTTTTGCGGCCACGAGATCCTTCAGGCCTTCTTTTAAGCCGACCTTCGGCGTATACCCAAGCGCTTTTTTCGCCAGCGAAATGTCAGCGTAGCTGTCCTTGATATCGCCAGGCCTTTCGGGCTGGAACTCGGGCTCCAGGCCTTTACCGTATAGGTCTATGACCATGCGGGCCAGCTCGTCTATCCTCGTGGCTTTACCTGTGCCGCAGTTGAATGCCCTGCCCACCGCCTCTTCCTTTTCTAGCATGAGCATCACCATGTCTACCACGTCGTGTACCGAGACGAAGTCCCTCGTCGCGGATCCATCGCCATAAACGATAGGAGACATGCCATGGCTCACCCTGTCAATGAACTTCGAGATGACGCCGCTATAAGGGTTAGAGGGGTCCTGGCGAGGGCTATATATGTTGAAAGGCCTAATCGAGGTTACCGGCAATCCATAGGCCCTATGGAACATAAGGGCATACTTCTCGCCTGATAGCTTGCTTGCCCCATACGGAGACAGGGGCTCCTGAGGATGGGACTCGTCTAGGGGAAGCCTCACGGGGTTTCCGTATGTCGCCGCCGAGCTGAAATACACGAAGCGCTTCACTTCGGCCTTCCTGGAAGCGTTTAAGAGGTTCAACGTGCCCATCACGTTATTATCGGCGTCAAAAACAGGGTCTTCCATGGAGCGCGCCACGAATATCTGCGCGGCACAGTGGATGACCGCGTCGGCCCTGCTAACCAGTATATTCACCAGCCCGGCATCCCTTATGTCGCCCTTCACGAAGTTGGCCTCCGGCGGATAAGCATTGGCCCCTGACGAGAGGTTATCCAGTATCGTGACCACGCAGCCACGGCGTACAAGCTCCTCACAGAGGTATGAGCCGACCTGGCCGAGGCCGCCCGTGAGGAGTACCTTCCTTAAGCGCATAAACAATAGATACGGGCATATAACTTTAAAAGTTACGAGCTAAAGGCTTCCTCTGCTTATGAATAGCCTGATTCTCTCAGGCCTATAAAGCTTAAAGTACAGTATAAAGGTTGCCAATATGGCTATGCCCAGGATCTCTGGCACGTAGGCCCGTGGCTCGTGGAGCAACGCGTAAATAATGTAGCCTGCATAGTTCTCGATATCATACTTAGGGAACTCCCACCCAAGCAATGGCCAGAAAAGGGTTCCCTGGGCGAGCCACATCTGATCCTCGGCGATGTGCAGCAGCGAGCCGAGGGCGAGCGCCTCCACCGCGCCAATTCCACGCCTCTTATTCAAATACATGCCCATGCCGGCCAGGGCTAAGGCGAAAAGCATGGTGTGCCCGAATATACGGCCATTCTGGGGCAGAGGCGCGCCTGCCAGGACGAACCTGTAGTCCAATTTTTCCTTCAGCGATGAGAACACGATGAAAGCGAATAGCAGGGTAATGCCCAGGTGGCCGAAGACAAGCACGCATTATAACTAAAAGTTACACATATAATTAGTTAATCGATAACCAGGCACGAGCCTGAACTCATTTTATGGCTTTTTGTTTTGCCGGGATTTCGCCTTTAACAAGTACACCCGGCCCTATCTGTGACCCGGCCCCTATCACGGCCCCGACGTTTATGAGGCTTCCTATGCCCGTGTGCACGTCATCCCCCATGATACAGCCCAGCTTCCTGCGCCCGCTGTCGACCTTCTGCCCTTTCACGATGACGGGTATGGTCTTTTCATCTAGCCTGAGGTTGGCGACCTTTGTGCCAGCCCCGAAGTTACACCTTGAGCCAATTACGCTGTCGCCCACGTAGCTGAGATGCCCTATCTTCGTGTCATCCATGATGATAGAGTTCTTCACCTCGACGGCGTTCCCGATGTGCACCCGATTGCCTATGCTCGTGAAAGCCCTTATGTAGCAATTAGGGCCGATGTCGCAATTATTGCCGATGACTACGGGGCCGACTATATAGGCCCCATTCCTAACAATAGTTCCCTCGCCAATTGATACCTCGCCTTTCAGGGTGGCAAAAGGCTCCACTATTCCTTGAATTTGGCCCTTCATCTTTTTCAGGGCAAGCTCGTTCGCTGCCAGTAGATCCCAGGGCCTGCCAACGTCGAGCCACTCCTCTTCCATAACCTCATAGCCGACGCTTTTACCAGCATCTATGAGGCGCTGCAGGGAATCGGTAACCTCTATTTCGCCTCGCGGAGACGGCCTGGTCTCATCTATGGCGCTGAAGATCGAGGCGCTGAACAGGTAAATGCCCGCGTTCGCCAGGCTTGAGGGGGGCTCCGCCGATTTCTCGACAATTCGGGCCACTCTTCCGCCATCGGCCACGATGACCCCGTATGGCCTTGGGTCTGCGACCTCCTTGACGGTGACCACCGCCTCCTCCCTCCTCTTCATGAGCTTCTTAAGGTGGGCGGCGCTGACCATGACGTCCCCGTTCATGGCGATAAACCTGCCATCACAGGCGCCAGCCGCCATCCCGAAGGCGTGCCCCGTGCCCATCTGCCTCTCCTGCACGACATACTCGATATCGACCCCAAACTGCGAGCCATCCCCGAAATAATCGATGACGGCCTCTTTTTTGTATCCCACGATGAGCGTGACTTCCCTTATTCCAGCCCGCCTGACCTCATCTATAATATACTCCAGCATGGGCCTATTGGCGATGGGCAGCATGACCTTCGGCCTGCTCTCGGTCAAGGGCCTCATGCGCGTGCCCTCACCTGCTGCGAGTATTACTGCCCGCATCTCATCACACACCTCTTCACCACGGCCTCTGCCTCAGAATATAGCCTGCCGAGCGTCTCCTCGTCCTCTGCCTCGGCCGTTATCCGTACCTTAGGCTCCGTGCCGGAGGGCCTCACCAGCACCCATCCATCCTCGTAGCCAACCCGCAGCCCATCAAGCGTATTAACGTCCACAGCCCTTGAAACGTCCATCTCTTTCTTGATAAGCTCCATGAGATGTGCCTTATCAATATCATGGGAAAGCTTGATGCCGCCCCTCCTGATAGGATACTTTGGCAGGGCGTCGATCGCATCGGAAAGCTTTCCATTCTTGCACACAAGCTCCACGAGCCTGGCAGCCGCGTAGATGCCATCAGGGCAATAGGACATCCTGGGGAATATCCAGGTGCCGCTGGTCTCGCCGCCAAAGTCCGCCCCGGCCCTCCTGACCTCCTCGGAGACGAAGGCGTCGCCGATCCTGGTCCTGTAAATCCTCGCCCCGTTCACCGCCTTTTCCACCATCATTGACACGTCCACGGGGCATGCGAGCGAGTACTTCACCTCATGCTGGCAGAAATAGGCCAGCAATTCGTCGCCCGTCACGAGCCTGCCCTCGTCATCCACGGCCATCATGCGGTCGGCATCGCCATCGTGTGCAATCCCAAGGTCGGCCCCGGACGCTATCACCGCCTTCTTAAGCTCCGAAAGGTTCTCGTCCACCGGCTCCGGATTCCGGGCTGGAAAAAAGCCATCTGGCTGGGCATTTAACGTGATGACGCTACACCCCATCTCCCTGAGCACATAAGGCGTAATGGTCGAGGCGGCCCCGCACCCGCAGTCCACGACAACCTTCAGGGGATAGTGCTCCACGCTCCTCAAAATGGCGTCAATATGGTTCTGGATGGCGTCGTAGCGGGGCATCTCGCTTCCAACATCCCTCCAGCTTACCCCCTTTATATCCTCATAGATGGAGCGCTCCAGGCTGTTCTGCTGCTCCAGAGAGAAAGCCATGCCATCCGGGTTCCAGAACTTGAGGCCGTTGTACTCGGGCGGATTATGCGATGCGGTGACCATGACGCCGCAATCGTATTCCCTCGCCGCATAGGCCAGGGTCGGGGTGGAGACCACGCCGACGCGGGCCACCCTGGCGCCCATTGCCAGAAGCCCCGAGACCAGAGCATCCTCTATCATCTGGCCCGAAGTCCTCGGGTCACGGCCGACCACTATGCTCCTGTATTCTACGCCGAGCGCCTTGCCCGCCCGAAGCGCAAGCTCGGGGGTGACCGCTTCGTTGACGATGCCCCTTATCCCTGATGAACCGAATAGACTCATTGCGCTTTTACTCCACTGTGACCGATTTTGCCAGGTTGCGGGGCCTATCAATGGGGCAGCCCCGGCCCAGCGCTGTATAATAGGCAAACAGCTGCAAGACAATAGAGGACATGATCGGAGAAATATATTCGCACGCGTCAGGCACCCTTACTATGTCTGACGCCTGGTCTATCGTCCAGCCGTTATGCACGACCGCGAACTTTCCCGTGCAATCCTCATGCGGGTGCGCGTTAATCCCGGAAGGCTTGCCATGCGTGGCCCAGCGCGTATGGCCTATCCCCACGGTAGCCATGATGCCATGTGGCACCTTTTCCTTTAAGTTGAAGATGCGCCCGTCCGCGGAATCGTAGCCCCTGTACTCTAGCCTGGCGAGGGATTCGAGCAACACCTCGGCCGTGTTGCCATTTCCAATATACCCCACGATCCCGCACAACCCAGGTCCCTCATAATGCACGCACGTTATCCGGCAAGTTATCACGCACGATGGTGCCTTCCCCGATCTTGCATCTTACCCCAATGGCCTTTCCTGGCTTTATTAGCACACGCCCTGCTACCTCGGTGTTATCGCCTATGGCCGCGCCCATCCTGGCCTTCATGACCACGTTGTCCGCCTCGACCTTCGCATCGTCAGCCTCAATTATGAGCCCCGGCCCAGCAACAACCCCATCCCCTATAATAGAGCTTGAGATGTCACTAAACGAGGCGATTTTGACGTTATCCATGAGTATTGAGTTGGATATGCGCGTGAACGGCTCTATAGTACAGTTATTGCCGATGCTCGTCCCCGGCAATATGACCGCGTTCGGGCCAATCTCACAGTTATCTCCTATTACGACGGGGCCTACGATGTACGAGCCAGACCTCACGACCGATTTCTTGCCAAGCACGACCTCCCCTGATATATGCGCGCCATCCTCCAACCTTCCATCCGCATTTCCCCTCCTCGTTGCAAGCGTTGCGGCGTTCATGTCCAGCAAGTTCCACAGGTACAGGGCGTCCATCCATAGCGCGTTAGTGTGGACCGATTTAATGGCATAGCCTTCGCCGAGCATCTTTCTCAACGCATCCGTTATCTCATATTCCCCTCTTTCTGATATCTCGATCGATTCAAGGTACCTAAAAATTATGGGGGAAAAATTGTAGACCCCGGCATTCACCACTTTGCTGATCTCCTCGCCTTTAGGCTTCTCGAGTATGGCTTTCACCATCTGGTTCTGCGTCTTCACCACGCCATACT from Methanocella conradii HZ254 harbors:
- a CDS encoding metal-dependent hydrolase, which codes for MLVFGHLGITLLFAFIVFSSLKEKLDYRFVLAGAPLPQNGRIFGHTMLFALALAGMGMYLNKRRGIGAVEALALGSLLHIAEDQMWLAQGTLFWPLLGWEFPKYDIENYAGYIIYALLHEPRAYVPEILGIAILATFILYFKLYRPERIRLFISRGSL
- a CDS encoding NAD-dependent epimerase/dehydratase family protein: MRLRKVLLTGGLGQVGSYLCEELVRRGCVVTILDNLSSGANAYPPEANFVKGDIRDAGLVNILVSRADAVIHCAAQIFVARSMEDPVFDADNNVMGTLNLLNASRKAEVKRFVYFSSAATYGNPVRLPLDESHPQEPLSPYGASKLSGEKYALMFHRAYGLPVTSIRPFNIYSPRQDPSNPYSGVISKFIDRVSHGMSPIVYGDGSATRDFVSVHDVVDMVMLMLEKEEAVGRAFNCGTGKATRIDELARMVIDLYGKGLEPEFQPERPGDIKDSYADISLAKKALGYTPKVGLKEGLKDLVAAKSSSCGPSL
- a CDS encoding SDR family oxidoreductase is translated as MILIVGCGPAGSAIREALKDSEVAWACDKEHPSPAAGCIGYDIKNSADVARVVNQTKPGQIILTEEIPSVEYCEKNRLDAMEFNTRGVRFFVEASLPLKSRVTYLSSAYVFDGRKSGGLYTEYDHVNPINVYGETKLMGEVAVDKAADHLTLRLGEVYGSHPDNFVKYVLSGLTYGQKIELARDMYFSPIYIEDVARAVSLLVKENIGGLYNLAGPERLSHYEMGVRIARAFDKDEDLLVPLSMEEMGFTVRMPKDLSLDASKISALIKIRGVDEGLAAMREAMEPKK
- the glmM gene encoding phosphoglucosamine mutase, whose amino-acid sequence is MSLFGSSGIRGIVNEAVTPELALRAGKALGVEYRSIVVGRDPRTSGQMIEDALVSGLLAMGARVARVGVVSTPTLAYAAREYDCGVMVTASHNPPEYNGLKFWNPDGMAFSLEQQNSLERSIYEDIKGVSWRDVGSEMPRYDAIQNHIDAILRSVEHYPLKVVVDCGCGAASTITPYVLREMGCSVITLNAQPDGFFPARNPEPVDENLSELKKAVIASGADLGIAHDGDADRMMAVDDEGRLVTGDELLAYFCQHEVKYSLACPVDVSMMVEKAVNGARIYRTRIGDAFVSEEVRRAGADFGGETSGTWIFPRMSYCPDGIYAAARLVELVCKNGKLSDAIDALPKYPIRRGGIKLSHDIDKAHLMELIKKEMDVSRAVDVNTLDGLRVGYEDGWVLVRPSGTEPKVRITAEAEDEETLGRLYSEAEAVVKRCVMRCGQ
- a CDS encoding S8 family serine peptidase; translated protein: MLIVLLSSMAVVGASQSMVNTAESGASSGYSTYIVAFKGDPSIQAESRLAGLLDSFNGRIVYHYSIIDGVAVTMPDDRVDELKALSDVKYVEKDQQVHILLDRAVPQIGADKVWASGYTGKGVKVCVIDTGVDASHPDLNGNKVVAWVDYVNGKSTPYDDHGHGTHVSSTIAGTGNASGGQYRGVAPEASLMEAKVLSSQGSGSNTNILKAIDWAVNNGAQVISMSLGSNSHSQAMDDAIKNAVNRGVVVVVAAGNSGPNARTIACPGDSPDAITVGAVDRNDAIASFSSRGPTYDGRIKPDVTNVGVGLMAAKAAGTNAGKGTQYYVAMSGTSMATPMTSGVVALLLQANGSLTPAQVKDVLTKTAKPLGGSVPNNNYGYGRVDAKAALDYVLTGKVPAPTPTPTPGPSPTPTPQPGAGYSVTLTNMFAKYNGQYGQMERFQVKAGTTIAQGIMLANTGSAADSYTVTVNGIPGSWWTMSGYDGGTLQPKGGAAYLTLQVTPGADAASGSYRFNVTATSKTDSSVMSTKSYTLNVVSSISNPVPGKSFAGAVSRGQEYYAYLAPDSAGQITATISWQSFSNDLNGYLYDPSGKLVARAENRHTTSETVQYSAPAGGYYLLKVTANAYSPVSFTGSTNVNVQPAYVKAGTIQPGRPVTLSISADGKKPINARVAWTWPYNTIALSLLDSSGQKVAQGTRVSDGFNSAYEQIDYKATAGTYTLKLESDSSSQLSYKLVTPFQL
- the glmU gene encoding bifunctional sugar-1-phosphate nucleotidylyltransferase/acetyltransferase, whose product is MRAVILAAGEGTRMRPLTESRPKVMLPIANRPMLEYIIDEVRRAGIREVTLIVGYKKEAVIDYFGDGSQFGVDIEYVVQERQMGTGHAFGMAAGACDGRFIAMNGDVMVSAAHLKKLMKRREEAVVTVKEVADPRPYGVIVADGGRVARIVEKSAEPPSSLANAGIYLFSASIFSAIDETRPSPRGEIEVTDSLQRLIDAGKSVGYEVMEEEWLDVGRPWDLLAANELALKKMKGQIQGIVEPFATLKGEVSIGEGTIVRNGAYIVGPVVIGNNCDIGPNCYIRAFTSIGNRVHIGNAVEVKNSIIMDDTKIGHLSYVGDSVIGSRCNFGAGTKVANLRLDEKTIPVIVKGQKVDSGRRKLGCIMGDDVHTGIGSLINVGAVIGAGSQIGPGVLVKGEIPAKQKAIK
- the glmU gene encoding bifunctional sugar-1-phosphate nucleotidylyltransferase/acetyltransferase: MKAVILAAGEGRRLRPLTVTRPKVMIPVGGRPILEYVVSALKESGIIDIIMVVGYKREKIMDYFGDGNKWGVKITYVEQPQQLGTAHALRQASHMINDRFLVINGDNIIDASAIKEVIRVSDGDVAMLTVTVDRAQEYGVVKTQNQMVKAILEKPKGEEISKVVNAGVYNFSPIIFRYLESIEISERGEYEITDALRKMLGEGYAIKSVHTNALWMDALYLWNLLDMNAATLATRRGNADGRLEDGAHISGEVVLGKKSVVRSGSYIVGPVVIGDNCEIGPNAVILPGTSIGNNCTIEPFTRISNSILMDNVKIASFSDISSSIIGDGVVAGPGLIIEADDAKVEADNVVMKARMGAAIGDNTEVAGRVLIKPGKAIGVRCKIGEGTIVRDNLPDNVRAL